Below is a window of Halalkalicoccus jeotgali B3 DNA.
CGTTCAGGTAGATCCGACCGACCGCCTTGTTGCAGACGTCGGCGAGTGGCTTCCGAAAATCGGCCTGCAACTAGAATTCTTAGAGGAGTTCGATCAGTTCGAGTGGTACGGTCGCGGACCCATTGAGACGTATCCTGATCGGAAGACCGGCGTGCGAGTCGGTCACTACGCGGGATCAGTCGAACAGCAGCACGTCCCGTATCTCCCACCGCAGGACAACGGAAACAAGACCGATACGCGCTGGGCTTCACTCAGTAACGGTTCGGTTGGAGTGGCTGCATTCGGCGGTTCGCTATTAGATGTTAGTCTCGAACAGTATGGAAACCTCGCGGACGCCGACTATCAGTATCAACTCGAAGAGCGTGGTTCGGTCGGGTTCAATCTCGACCACGCGGTAACCGGTGTCGGTGGAACACCCGTTCCAACGGCCGATGAGTACCAAGTTCAACCCGAATCGACCGAATTCTCTATCACTCTCTGTCCGTTTCGAGCTACCGAGGGCCCGATGAACGTCTTGGGAGGGAACCTCCCGTCTACGCAAGATAGGTGATGACGGCCTGAGCGGGACGTTGTTTGAGCTTCAATCTCCGGTATTCCATCCGGCGAGCGATGGTTCACACTACAGACAGCACAGGTTTCGTCGTAGGCCTCGAGGACGAGTTCACGAAAGGCACAGTCCCGCGTGTTCGTCGGCGGATTGTCGTGTAGTCAGTGCTGTCTTCCGTGAGCTGTAGTTCGGATTCAAGGGCGACTTCAAGTGCGGATTTTTCACGTTCGATTCGGGTTTTATCGGCATCGTCCTGGGGACTCACCTTCTGATAGTTGATCTTCCGGAACTGGACGCTCCCAACGACCACCTTCCCTCAGTGTAACAGTGACGGCCCAAGACGTAGCGTACAATAACCAATTCTGAAATAGCCTATTCGGAAGTAGTATTCAATTTCACCGCAGAAGGAGATCCACCTCCCAGGCTTTATCACTCGAGCGAGAACGGACGATATCTTGCGCGAGTTCGTCTTCACGATCGAATACGAGACGGGAGCTGATGAGGTGATGGATCTCTTCATCGACCATGGAGACTTGTACGCCCGGTCGATGGAGATCAATGCGACCAGCGAGGCAGTATGGGGAATCGACAAAGTCGTCGGCCCGACCACTGTCCTCAACGACCTTGATGATCGGCTCGAACGCGTCGCCAGTGATCCGAATACGACCGGGATGTGTGGTGCGCCCGTGACCGAATACGAGTATACGATCCTCTCGTCGAACGCCGAATCACGGAAGATCTACTCGCTTCGCCAGGAAGGGGCGGCTCCACGGTCGATCCCGCTTGTCGCCGCGAACCACGTTGGCGAGGGACTGATAATGCGATCGGAGCGTCGTGGCGACCAATTCCGATGGCGCTTACTTCTCGACGAGCCTGTAACAGCGATCCACGAGGATATCCGTACGAACCTTCGGGAGGGGCTGTCGCTGACCGTCGAACGGCTCGGAACGCCGCCGTGCTTGCTCGAAGACGGTCGTGTTCAACAAACCCTCACGCCCGAACAGAAGGCGGCACTCGAGGCTGCGATCGAACACGGATACTACGAGGAGCCACGTCAGCAGTCGGTCACTGAGATTGCCGCTGCCGTCGACGTGTCGCGTTCGACGTTCCAGTACCGACTCAACCGGGCTGAAGCGTGGTTGGCACAGCAGTTCGCCGCCGATTCACTCGATGTAGATCTCGACGTGGATCTCGATCCCGAGGATATCGAGTTCATTCAGTGAGCGCGCGGCGAACACTACGTGAATTGGAATATGTCGAAGCAAATCTCATCCCGATGACGCTCGTAGACGGTTTCGTATGTCAACGACGACTGCTGCCAGCGTGCAATTGATTCGGAATGCCACTATCCTCGTAGACGTTGGTGACACGACGTTCCTCGTCGATCCGATGTTCGCAGCACTCGGTGAGAATCCGCCCGTGCCGAATTCGCCAAACGACCGCCGAAACCCGCTCGTCCCGATGCCAGCTGTCGACCTGTCTTACGACGCTGTGGTCGTCACCCACCGCCACCCCGATCACTGGGACGAGGCGGCCATTGAGGAACTTGAGGCTACCGTGCCGCTGTTCTGTCAGCCCGAAGAGGCGGCTGCTTTCGCCGACGAGGGCTTTACTGACGTCCGCCCCGTCGATGAGAACACCTCATTCGAGGGGGTCACTCTTCACCGAACGCCCGGACGCCATGGACACGGGCAGTTGGCAGCGGAGATGGGTCCCGTTTCGGGATTCGTGTTCGAGGGCGAGGAGACGGTGTACGTTGCAGGCGACACGATTTGGTACGAGCCGATCGCGGAAACGCTTGATCAGTTCGATCCTGATATGGTCGTCCTCAATGGCGGCGAAGCACAGTTCGAGCAGGGCAAGCCAATCACGATGGGCATCGAGGATATCTCCGCCGTCCGCGACGCTACCGATGGCACGGTTGTGGTCGTTCATATGGAAGCAATCAATCACTGCTTGCTCACCCGTGACGAACTGCGGTCGGCGACAGCGGATGTCCACGTTCCTGATGATGGAGAACAGATTAGCCTGTAGAGTGAGCGGATTCGGAGAACCATGTAGCTGAAGGGATCATCAGTATCTCCGTGTCAATACGCACCTTTGGAGAGTCGTTGTTCCGATTACCGAACCCAATTAGAAGTGCAACAGAACCGGTGTAACCTACTACCCTCTTGGGGGCTCGTTCGTTTCGAGCGAGGAGGATGTCCAGAGCCGGCGTCAGATATGAAGATACCTATAGCCTCTGTCTGGCAGCCACATACTTCGAATGTGGTATCCTAGTCTCTGGTCGGGTTATATCCTGTCCGTCCAGCTGCTCGAATTCGTGGTATTCATCGCGCTCGGGCTTTTCGAGTACGTTGATCTCGTAGTCGGTCGTGATTTCGATCCAGCCAGTATCGAACGCCCAGTGATGGAGTCGGCAGAGTACGATTCCATTCCGGACATCGTCACGCCCGTTCTCGCTCCGTGGGTAGATATGTTCGGCTTCGACCTCCGGTGTTCCATCCGGTGAGTGCCGGTTTGCACCACAGACAGCGCAGGTTTCGTCGTAGACCTCGAGAACGAGCTCACGAAAGGCTTGGTCGCGTGTTCGTCGACGGGCTGTCGTGTAGTCGGCTGTGTCTTCTGTGAGCCGTGGTTCAGATTCGAGGGCAACTTCCAGCGCGGATTTTTCGCGCTTGATTTGGGTTCTATCGGCATCGAACAGTGCTGTCTCGAGTGAGCCATACTCCGTGATCACGCGCTGAACGCGATCATCGCTGACACGCATAAAGCCGTTGACAACCTGCCGTCCCTCGTACTCGAGGATATCCCAGACGTGATTGATGCTCGGTGCAGTATCTTGGTACTCCTCGATAGTATAGATGAAGTTACTTTCGGGGTTGTCCCAGAGCCAGTCACCGACTGTTGCACTCTCAAAGACTCGTCCGACTTTGGCCGTCGCGATGAACTCGCCGCTGTGATAGAACAATATCCAATCGCCCGCTTCGAGTTGATCCATGTGCGTCTGCTTTTTCGCTGAGTCGGTCTCAGTGGTGCCCCAGATTCGGAGTGAAGTGTAGCCGGCGAGTTGCTCCGGGACGTCGTTCGTACTGAGAATGACCGGTGTCTCGACGGTTCGATCGAAGTGGGGTCGCCACGACTCGCTGACGGGGAGCAGATAAAGGCCAGGTACCGTGTCTCTACTGGCTGGAGTAGTATCGTCCTGGTCCTTAGTATGCTCCATTTCGAAGACGAACACCTCTCGTTCATTGTGTTCCTCTGTGCGGTAGTCACAAACGGCAACGGTTCCTTGGTATTCCCAGCCCTCGTCAGTCGCGCCCTTATAGAAGAAGTAGATCGGAACCGGCGTCTCTACGGCGTCGATCAGTGCACTGTTGCCCGGCGATGAGGCGCTTTAGTCTCCTGATAGGCCTTCCCCGATGTACTCGAACTGGCCTTCACGTACGTCGTCATCGTATGGCCCATCCTCTTTTGCGAAGAGGAGTATGTAGCGTTGGTCGGCGTCGTCTCTGCGAACGTTGATGCCCGTTATCTGGTAGCCAAAGCCTGTATCGAAGATTTCCTCGATCTGGTCTTGATCGTAATAGTCCCCGATTGCTACTTTATCGGCCATAGGTCATAGTACTTCAACTGAAGAACTATACAATAAGGATCGGTGTACTTCAAAAGTAATATCCTCTCATTGATTCGTGATTATCGCTTATTGGCTTCATATCGACGGACTTCTGGGTAAGTAGTTGTGTGAGGTGTTTGCACCGCTTGTAGAACTCATTGAACATGAGAAGGAAGCAATCAGTCTAGGTTCCCGAGAATAGTAATCCATACAAGTCCTGTACACAAACCAAATATTTATTGTTGAAAACTGTCACTACTCGTAGATAGTCCGGAGAATAAACGAATCGATATCGACGCCACAGGCCGATACTTTTGAGGACTCCTCTACTGCCCCGATTTCAACCAGATAATCGATTGCATCATTGAGTCGAGCTTGAATCTTTTCACCTCGTCGAGTCCAACCGAACTTCCGTGCTGTTTCTAAC
It encodes the following:
- a CDS encoding MBL fold metallo-hydrolase — encoded protein: MSTTTAASVQLIRNATILVDVGDTTFLVDPMFAALGENPPVPNSPNDRRNPLVPMPAVDLSYDAVVVTHRHPDHWDEAAIEELEATVPLFCQPEEAAAFADEGFTDVRPVDENTSFEGVTLHRTPGRHGHGQLAAEMGPVSGFVFEGEETVYVAGDTIWYEPIAETLDQFDPDMVVLNGGEAQFEQGKPITMGIEDISAVRDATDGTVVVVHMEAINHCLLTRDELRSATADVHVPDDGEQISL
- a CDS encoding HNH endonuclease — its product is MFVFEMEHTKDQDDTTPASRDTVPGLYLLPVSESWRPHFDRTVETPVILSTNDVPEQLAGYTSLRIWGTTETDSAKKQTHMDQLEAGDWILFYHSGEFIATAKVGRVFESATVGDWLWDNPESNFIYTIEEYQDTAPSINHVWDILEYEGRQVVNGFMRVSDDRVQRVITEYGSLETALFDADRTQIKREKSALEVALESEPRLTEDTADYTTARRRTRDQAFRELVLEVYDETCAVCGANRHSPDGTPEVEAEHIYPRSENGRDDVRNGIVLCRLHHWAFDTGWIEITTDYEINVLEKPERDEYHEFEQLDGQDITRPETRIPHSKYVAARQRL
- a CDS encoding helix-turn-helix domain-containing protein; the encoded protein is MREFVFTIEYETGADEVMDLFIDHGDLYARSMEINATSEAVWGIDKVVGPTTVLNDLDDRLERVASDPNTTGMCGAPVTEYEYTILSSNAESRKIYSLRQEGAAPRSIPLVAANHVGEGLIMRSERRGDQFRWRLLLDEPVTAIHEDIRTNLREGLSLTVERLGTPPCLLEDGRVQQTLTPEQKAALEAAIEHGYYEEPRQQSVTEIAAAVDVSRSTFQYRLNRAEAWLAQQFAADSLDVDLDVDLDPEDIEFIQ